From Stegostoma tigrinum isolate sSteTig4 chromosome 4, sSteTig4.hap1, whole genome shotgun sequence, a single genomic window includes:
- the sf3b6 gene encoding splicing factor 3B subunit 6 has translation MAMQAAKRANIRLPPEVNRILYIRNLPYKITAEEMYDIFGKYGPIRQIRVGNTPETRGTAYVVYEDIFDAKNACDHLSGFNVCNRYLVVLYYNANRAFQKMDTKKKEEQLKILKEKYGINTETK, from the exons ATTCGTTTGCCTCCAGAAGTAAATCGCATCTTGTATATAAGAAATCTGCCATACAAAATAACAGCAGAAGAAATGTACGATATATTTGGGAAATATGGACCAATACGACAAATCAGAGT AGGAAATACACCAGAGACCAGAGGAACTGCATATGTAGTGTATGAAGATATTTTTGATGCCAAGAATGCATGTGACCACTTATCTGGGTTCAATGTGTGCAATAGATACCTTGTAGTTTTGTACTACAATGCAAACAGG GCTTTCCAAAAAATGGATACAAAGAAAAAGGAAGAGCAACTTAAAATTCTTAAGGAGAAATATGGAATCAACACTGAAACAAAATGA